A genomic region of Anopheles coustani chromosome 3, idAnoCousDA_361_x.2, whole genome shotgun sequence contains the following coding sequences:
- the LOC131272436 gene encoding ecto-NOX disulfide-thiol exchanger 2 isoform X1, with protein MSYTFNPLGPGGLHPMHPLLSAGGGFLTAQQLGSPAAAANAALLAGINNKPLEFKVKSAQNGSGSAPMELETVAEHETIKDGNTIASMEKAREENLNKKMLEEFNKHQNQLQQHVAANGGELVFNQLLPQQPHGFMMMPGVMNMVDGSSLISMQPFPMMAPNASDLSGALNNNTVNNVPPGGASVATNGTGSPEKPASAKEVIYCKNCTLFPPNPNAPPPKTIERPPGCRTVFVGGLPTGMTEEVMREIFERCGEITTLRLSKKNFCHIRYVYEASVDSAIYLSGYRVKIGSNFSYGNPEAKEPPIFGVLHVDYAQARDDQYEYECKQRKLQREKRHRERLEEDRFRSLSPQPVVHYTEHEASSVAERLKNDETFAKAVQTLVTWLERGDCSKKNSNNFYSMIQSTNSHVRRLLSEKGVCDEELKRAREQYRRQTKTMLAQFSQIEKVFNAASHKKVWDHFTKAQRKNIDAWKKQSLDIKCVQLDDFPDDDGMDMSDDDHSVSSLPFKKSRWEHEHKDHTGDSERSGADGTESTVVSHDGELKMKILHIEVLQETIRNLQTQLLENKAKETERQNRICELEDELKDANVKQLLLKTKIATSKVAASSTASISSSKGDSEGESDYACTSAPETGAPTAAVCKATSTRDVGSGESFPPPVASELGAPNEKEVKMVAFAATFMMIHPLGVPLDQVWAYVGRYVAELKPKELEDAFARYPQLFKRCVLAPGMVSGPDSSASGGSVEQNQDRISSPWYRFVGHESSNVRD; from the exons ATGTCGTATACCTTCAATCCACTCGGTCCTGGTGGACTACATCCAATGC ATCCTCTATTGTCGGCTGGCGGTGGGTTCCTCACTGCACAACAACTCGGTTCCCCCGCAGCCGCAGCTAATGCGGCACTGTTAGCTGGCATAAATAATAAACCGCTCGAGTtcaaagtgaaatccgcgcaAAATGGTTCTGGTTCTGCACCAATGGAGCTGGAAACGGTTGCCGAGCATGAAACGATCAAAGACGGTAACACGATTGCTTCGATGGAAAAGGCACGAGAAGAAAACCTGAACAAAAAGATGCTCGAAGAATTCAACAAACACCAGAACCAACTGCAGCAGCATGTGGCCGCCAACGGAGGGGAGCTGGTTTTCAATCAACTGCTCCCGCAGCAGCCACACGGTTTCATGATGATGCCTGGTGTGATGAACATGGTGGATGGCTCTTCGTTGATCAGCATGCAACCGTTTCCAATGATGGCACCGAACGCATCGGATTTATCGGGAGCGTTGAATAATAACACAGTCAATAATGTGCCACCAGGAGGTGCATCCGTGGCCACCAATGGTACCGGCTCTCCCGAGAAGCCAGCGTCGGCAAAGGAAGTAATCTACTGCAAAAACTGTACCTTATTTCCGCCGAATCCAAATGCGCCGCCACCAAAGACGATCGAGCGCCCGCCAGGCTGCCGGACGGTATTCGTCGGAGGTCTTCCCACCGGGATGACCGAGGAGGTGATGCGCGAAATTTTTGAACGCTGTGGCGAAATCACCACGCTGCGATTGtcgaagaaaaacttttgccaCATCCGCTACGTCTACGAGGCGTCGGTCGATTCGGCCATCTATTTGTCCGGCTATCGGGTAAAAATTGGCAGTAATTTTAGCTATGGAAATCCGGAGGCCAAAGAACCGCCCATTTTTGGCGTACTGCACGTCGACTACGCGCAAGCCCGTGACGATCAGTACGAATACGAGTGCAAGCAGCGCAAGTTGCAGCGTGAAAAGCGACACCGGGAACGACTGGAGGAGGACCGGTTCCGGTCACTCTCACCCCAGCCCGTTGTGCATTACACCGAGCACGAAGCATCTTCGGTGGCGGAGCGGTTGAAAAACGATGAAACGTTCGCTAAAGCCGTCCAAACACTCGTCACGTGGCTAGAGCGTGGCGATTGCAGCAAGAAGAACTCGAACAATTTCTACTCAATGATTCAGAGCACCAACTCGCACGTGCGGCGGTTGCTGAGCGAGAAAGGGGTCTGTGACGAGGAGCTGAAGCGGGCCCGGGAGCAGTACCGGCGGCAAACGAAGACCATGCTAGCGCAGT TCAGTCagattgaaaaagttttcaatgCGGCCAGTCACAAGAAGGTTTGGGATCATTTTACTAAAGcccaaagaaaaaacatcgaTGCGTGGAAGAAGCAGTCACTG GACATAAAGTGTGTCCAATTGGATGATTTTCCTGACGACGATGGGATGGATATGTCCGACGATGATCATTCCGTTTCCTCGCTACCGTTCAAAAAGTCTCGATGGGAGCATGAACACAAG GATCATACAGGAGATTCCGAACGAAGTGGTGCCGATGGCACAGAATCCACTGTGGTGTCTCACGACGGTGagctgaaaatgaaaattctaCACATCGAAGTGCTGCAGGAAACCATTCGCAACCTTCAGACGCAGCTGCTGGAGAACAAGGCGAAAGAGACAGAGCGCCAGAATCGCATCTGTGAGCTGGAGGACGAGCTGAAGGACGCAAATGTGAAGCAGCTTTTGTTGAAGACAAAAATTGCCACCTCCAAGGTGGCCGCTTCGAGTACCGCAAGTATCTCCTCTAGCAAGGGTGACTCGGAGGGGGAATCGGATTACGCGTGTACCAGTGCACCGGAAACCGGCGCCCCAACGGCAGCCGTGTGCAAAGCAACGTCCACGCGAGATGTCGGTAGTGGTGAATCGTTTCCACCACCGGTTGCATCTGAGTTGGGAGCGCCAAACGAGAAGGAGGTCAAGATGGTAGCTTTTGCCGCAACCTTTATGATGATACACCCACTCGGGGTTCCGCTTGATCAAGTTTGGGCGTACGTTGGAAGGTACGTGGCGGAATTGAAACCAAAGGAACTGGAAGACGCTTTCGCCCGCTACCCGCaacttttcaaacgatgtgTCCTAGCGCCGGGAATGGTTAGTGGGCCGGATAGCTCAGCGAGTGGCGGAAGCGTAGAACAAAACCAGGACCGTATTTCTAGTCCATGGTATCGATTCGTCGGCCATGAATCGAGCAATGTAAGGGATTGA
- the LOC131272436 gene encoding ecto-NOX disulfide-thiol exchanger 1 isoform X2, which translates to MSYTFNPLGPGGLHPMHPLLSAGGGFLTAQQLGSPAAAANAALLAGINNKPLEFKVKSAQNGSGSAPMELETVAEHETIKDGNTIASMEKAREENLNKKMLEEFNKHQNQLQQHVAANGGELVFNQLLPQQPHGFMMMPGVMNMVDGSSLISMQPFPMMAPNASDLSGALNNNTVNNVPPGGASVATNGTGSPEKPASAKEVIYCKNCTLFPPNPNAPPPKTIERPPGCRTVFVGGLPTGMTEEVMREIFERCGEITTLRLSKKNFCHIRYVYEASVDSAIYLSGYRVKIGSNFSYGNPEAKEPPIFGVLHVDYAQARDDQYEYECKQRKLQREKRHRERLEEDRFRSLSPQPVVHYTEHEASSVAERLKNDETFAKAVQTLVTWLERGDCSKKNSNNFYSMIQSTNSHVRRLLSEKGVCDEELKRAREQYRRQTKTMLAQFSQIEKVFNAASHKKVWDHFTKAQRKNIDAWKKQSLCVQLDDFPDDDGMDMSDDDHSVSSLPFKKSRWEHEHKDHTGDSERSGADGTESTVVSHDGELKMKILHIEVLQETIRNLQTQLLENKAKETERQNRICELEDELKDANVKQLLLKTKIATSKVAASSTASISSSKGDSEGESDYACTSAPETGAPTAAVCKATSTRDVGSGESFPPPVASELGAPNEKEVKMVAFAATFMMIHPLGVPLDQVWAYVGRYVAELKPKELEDAFARYPQLFKRCVLAPGMVSGPDSSASGGSVEQNQDRISSPWYRFVGHESSNVRD; encoded by the exons ATGTCGTATACCTTCAATCCACTCGGTCCTGGTGGACTACATCCAATGC ATCCTCTATTGTCGGCTGGCGGTGGGTTCCTCACTGCACAACAACTCGGTTCCCCCGCAGCCGCAGCTAATGCGGCACTGTTAGCTGGCATAAATAATAAACCGCTCGAGTtcaaagtgaaatccgcgcaAAATGGTTCTGGTTCTGCACCAATGGAGCTGGAAACGGTTGCCGAGCATGAAACGATCAAAGACGGTAACACGATTGCTTCGATGGAAAAGGCACGAGAAGAAAACCTGAACAAAAAGATGCTCGAAGAATTCAACAAACACCAGAACCAACTGCAGCAGCATGTGGCCGCCAACGGAGGGGAGCTGGTTTTCAATCAACTGCTCCCGCAGCAGCCACACGGTTTCATGATGATGCCTGGTGTGATGAACATGGTGGATGGCTCTTCGTTGATCAGCATGCAACCGTTTCCAATGATGGCACCGAACGCATCGGATTTATCGGGAGCGTTGAATAATAACACAGTCAATAATGTGCCACCAGGAGGTGCATCCGTGGCCACCAATGGTACCGGCTCTCCCGAGAAGCCAGCGTCGGCAAAGGAAGTAATCTACTGCAAAAACTGTACCTTATTTCCGCCGAATCCAAATGCGCCGCCACCAAAGACGATCGAGCGCCCGCCAGGCTGCCGGACGGTATTCGTCGGAGGTCTTCCCACCGGGATGACCGAGGAGGTGATGCGCGAAATTTTTGAACGCTGTGGCGAAATCACCACGCTGCGATTGtcgaagaaaaacttttgccaCATCCGCTACGTCTACGAGGCGTCGGTCGATTCGGCCATCTATTTGTCCGGCTATCGGGTAAAAATTGGCAGTAATTTTAGCTATGGAAATCCGGAGGCCAAAGAACCGCCCATTTTTGGCGTACTGCACGTCGACTACGCGCAAGCCCGTGACGATCAGTACGAATACGAGTGCAAGCAGCGCAAGTTGCAGCGTGAAAAGCGACACCGGGAACGACTGGAGGAGGACCGGTTCCGGTCACTCTCACCCCAGCCCGTTGTGCATTACACCGAGCACGAAGCATCTTCGGTGGCGGAGCGGTTGAAAAACGATGAAACGTTCGCTAAAGCCGTCCAAACACTCGTCACGTGGCTAGAGCGTGGCGATTGCAGCAAGAAGAACTCGAACAATTTCTACTCAATGATTCAGAGCACCAACTCGCACGTGCGGCGGTTGCTGAGCGAGAAAGGGGTCTGTGACGAGGAGCTGAAGCGGGCCCGGGAGCAGTACCGGCGGCAAACGAAGACCATGCTAGCGCAGT TCAGTCagattgaaaaagttttcaatgCGGCCAGTCACAAGAAGGTTTGGGATCATTTTACTAAAGcccaaagaaaaaacatcgaTGCGTGGAAGAAGCAGTCACTG TGTGTCCAATTGGATGATTTTCCTGACGACGATGGGATGGATATGTCCGACGATGATCATTCCGTTTCCTCGCTACCGTTCAAAAAGTCTCGATGGGAGCATGAACACAAG GATCATACAGGAGATTCCGAACGAAGTGGTGCCGATGGCACAGAATCCACTGTGGTGTCTCACGACGGTGagctgaaaatgaaaattctaCACATCGAAGTGCTGCAGGAAACCATTCGCAACCTTCAGACGCAGCTGCTGGAGAACAAGGCGAAAGAGACAGAGCGCCAGAATCGCATCTGTGAGCTGGAGGACGAGCTGAAGGACGCAAATGTGAAGCAGCTTTTGTTGAAGACAAAAATTGCCACCTCCAAGGTGGCCGCTTCGAGTACCGCAAGTATCTCCTCTAGCAAGGGTGACTCGGAGGGGGAATCGGATTACGCGTGTACCAGTGCACCGGAAACCGGCGCCCCAACGGCAGCCGTGTGCAAAGCAACGTCCACGCGAGATGTCGGTAGTGGTGAATCGTTTCCACCACCGGTTGCATCTGAGTTGGGAGCGCCAAACGAGAAGGAGGTCAAGATGGTAGCTTTTGCCGCAACCTTTATGATGATACACCCACTCGGGGTTCCGCTTGATCAAGTTTGGGCGTACGTTGGAAGGTACGTGGCGGAATTGAAACCAAAGGAACTGGAAGACGCTTTCGCCCGCTACCCGCaacttttcaaacgatgtgTCCTAGCGCCGGGAATGGTTAGTGGGCCGGATAGCTCAGCGAGTGGCGGAAGCGTAGAACAAAACCAGGACCGTATTTCTAGTCCATGGTATCGATTCGTCGGCCATGAATCGAGCAATGTAAGGGATTGA